One window of the Salvia splendens isolate huo1 chromosome 1, SspV2, whole genome shotgun sequence genome contains the following:
- the LOC121751717 gene encoding cytochrome P450 704C1-like isoform X1, translating to MAVMISMGLALWMLAFSAVMAGLVARKFDKRRYHPIAGTIFDQLLNFRRLHDYMTDLAAHYKTYRLLAPLRSEVYTSDPTNVEYILKTNFLNYAKGWHNHSILKDLLGDGIFTVDGEKWRDQRKVSSHEFSARALRDVSAVVFKENALKLANVLSESADSDCPIDIQDLFMRSTLDSIFKVAFGSDLDSTSGLNEEGVRFSRAFDAASEITAWRYVDVLWRIKRALNLGLEARLKENVRVVDEFVYKLINTKIAHSEHHGKQDILSRFLSLSEADPKYLRDVVLNFVMAGKDTTATTLSWFFYMLCKHPLSQVKAAEEVKRVAAVTGSISEFAASLSEGSLEQMHYLHAALSETLRLYPPVPVNPKMCLTDDTLPDGFHVRKGDVVAYQPYAMGRMTAIWGDDAGEFRPERWLDAGGCFRPENPFKFTAFQAGPRICLGKEFAYRQMKTLSAVVLRFFALRLSDETKAVNYRTMINLHIDGGLLLRVLTREDT from the exons ATGGCGGTGATGATCTCCATGGGTCTTGCCTTGTGGATGTTGGCGTTCTCCGCAGTGATGGCCGGGTTGGTTGCTCGGAAATTCGACAAGAGAAGATACCACCCTATCGCCGGCACCATATTCGACCAGCTCCTCAACTTCCGGAGGCTGCACGACTACATGACCGATCTCGCCGCCCACTACAAGACCTACCGACTCCTCGCCCCTTTGCGAAGCGAGGTTTACACCTCCGATCCGACCAACGTCGAGTATATACTCAAAACCAACTTCCTAAACTATGCCAAG GGGTGGCACAACCACAGCATTCTAAAGGATTTATTAGGCGATGGGATTTTCACAGTTGATGGAGAGAAATGGAGGGACCAGAGAAAAGTTTCTAGCCATGAATTCTCTGCCAGGGCTCTCAGGGATGTGAGCGCCGTTGTTTTCAAGGAAAACGCCCTCAAGCTCGCCAACGTCTTATCGGAATCTGCAGATTCCGATTGCCCTATCGATATCCAA GACCTTTTCATGAGATCCACTCTCGACTCCATATTCAAAGTAGCGTTCGGATCCGACCTTGACAGCACGTCTGGCTTGAACGAAGAAGGTGTGAGATTCAGCCGCGCTTTTGATGCTGCCAGCGAGATTACTGCATGGAGATACGTCGACGTGCTGTGGAGGATCAAGAGGGCTCTCAATCTTGGGTTGGAGGCGAGACTGAAGGAGAATGTTAGAGTTGTTGATGAGTTTGTGTATAAGCTGATCAACACCAAGATTGCTCATTCTGAACATCATGGT AAACAAGACATCTTGTCAAGGTTCCTCAGCTTGTCGGAGGCAGATCCCAAGTACTTGAGAGATGTGGTGCTCAACTTTGTAATGGCTGGCAAAGATACTACAGCAACAACTCTGTCATGGTTCTTCTACATGTTGTGCAAGCACCCTCTATCACAGGTAAAGGCAGCCGAGGAGGTTAAACGAGTTGCAGCTGTGACGGGTAGCATCTCCGAGTTCGCAGCCAGTTTGAGCGAAGGCTCTCTCGAACAAATGCACTACCTTCACGCTGCACTGTCCGAGACACTCAGGCTCTACCCTCCGGTTCCTGTG AACCCAAAAATGTGCTTGACCGACGACACGTTGCCTGATGGTTTCCATGTGAGGAAAGGCGATGTGGTGGCTTACCAACCATATGCAATGGGGAGAATGACAGCCATATGGGGTGATGATGCAGGAGAGTTCAGACCAGAGAGGTGGCTCGATGCGGGTGGCTGCTTTCGACCTGAGAACCCTTTCAAGTTCACTGCTTTCCAG GCTGGGCCAAGAATCTGTTTGGGGAAGGAATTTGCCTACAGGCAGATGAAGACACTCTCAGCTGTTGTGCTCAGATTCTTCGCCTTGAGATTGAGTGACGAGACCAAAGCAGTCAACTATAGGACCATGATCAATCTCCACATCGATGGGGGGCTCCTTCTTCGCGTCCTTACTAGGGAGGACACTTAG
- the LOC121751729 gene encoding AT-hook motif nuclear-localized protein 22-like, with amino-acid sequence MDQLAHGRPLPPPFHTRDLQLHHQQFQHEDEQSGNTNHSLSLKRDRDESYGAINNPATISEGKEADQGEVSRRPRGRPAGSKNKPKPPIIITRDSANALRSHVMEIANGCDVHDSISTFATRRQRGVCILSGTGTVTNVTLRQPAAPTSVLTLHGRFEILSLSGSFLPPPAPPAASALAIYLAGSQGQVVGGTVVGPLLASGPVVIMAASFGNAAYERLPLEEEEAVGSGGGGGGQLGSPAGMSGPQMMSDLNANLFQGNPQNMVQIPAAEAYWATVARSS; translated from the exons ATGGATCAACTAGCTCACGGCCGCCCTCTTCCGCCGCCGTTCCACACCCGAGATCTCCAACTCCACCACCAACAGTTCCAGCACGAGGACGAGCAGAGCGGCAACACCAATCATTCCCTCAGCCTAAAGCGCGACCGCGACGAGAGCTACGGCGCCATTAATAACCCCGCCACCATCTCCGAAGGCAAAGAGGCGGACCAGGGCGAGGTCTCTCGGCGGCCCCGGGGTCGGCCAGCGGGCTCGAAGAACAAGCCGAAACCCCCAATCATCATCACCCGCGACAGCGCCAACGCGCTCAGATCCCACGTGATGGAAATCGCCAACGGCTGCGACGTCCACGACAGCATCTCCACCTTCGCCACGCGCCGCCAGAGGGGCGTCTGCATCCTCAGCGGCACCGGCACCGTCACCAACGTCACCCTCCGCCAGCCCGCCGCCCCCACCTCCGTCCTCACCCTCCACGGCCGCTTCGAGATCCTCTCCCTCTCTGGCTCCTTCCTCCCTCCCCCCGCCCCTCCCGCCGCCTCCGCCCTCGCCATCTACCTCGCCGGATCGCAGGGCCAGGTCGTCGGCGGCACCGTCGTCGGCCCGCTCCTCGCCTCCGGCCCCGtcgtcatcatggccgcctccTTCGGAAACGCCGCCTACGAGCGCCTCCCgctggaggaggaggaggcggttgggagcggcggcggaggaggagggcAGCTGGGATCGCCGGCGGGGATGTCAGGGCCGCAGATGATGAGTGATCTGAACGCGAATCTGTTTCAAGGAAACCCTCAAAATATGGTGCAAATCCCGGCGGCGGAGGCGTATTGGGCGACAG TGGCCCGGAGTAGCTGA
- the LOC121751742 gene encoding coiled-coil domain-containing protein 137-like: MGGKAIRRREKNYRAAHDGGNSTRLPPPPVASSIDALPSKLRKLMSFAGSAKEPLNFGKKKIGDGADKAARSVEGTESSTAGMKRKRDGKDLMEQQKGQGDEDPEMSKNEKKKKKRKSKVADDLRFKALDTPAAGSRKKERKKKLLEAKKKKQQKVQTEDDMDFRGREEIKFGDIVQAPPKLTAVPKLSKAAGVHDASQERLRLQAVEAYRKRKGWESRPGVKLSAPVTTTSFF, from the exons ATGGGGGGAAAGGCGATaagaaggagagagaagaaCTACAGAGCTGCTCATGACGGCGGGAACAGCACCCGTCTCCCGCCGCCACCTGTTGCTTCCTCCATTGATGCTCTCCCGTCAAAACTTCGCAAATTGATGTCCTTTGCAG GATCTGCAAAGGAACCACTGAATTTTGGGAAGAAAAAAATAGGAGATGGAGCTGATAAG GCAGCTCGTTCGGTAGAAGGAACGGAATCTAGTACTGCAgggatgaaaagaaaaagagatgGTAAGGATTTGATGGAACAACAAAAGGGGCAAGGAGATGAAGACCCTGAAATGAGCAAGaacgagaagaagaaaaagaagaggaaaaGTAAAGTAGCTGATGACCTCCGGTTTAAGGCATTGGATACACCAGCTGCTGGTTCCCGGAAAAAAGAGCGAAaaaagaa GCTGTTGGAAgcaaaaaagaagaaacaacAGAAGGTCCAGACAGAAGATGACATGGACTTTCGTGGCCGTGAAGAAATTAAGTTTGGGGATATCGTTCAGGCACCTCCGAAGTTAACTGCTGTTCCCAAG TTGTCCAAGGCAGctggagtccatgatgcttcaCAAGAAAGGCTTCGTTTACAGGCAGTCGAAGCCTACAGAAAACGTAAAGGATGGGAATCAAGGCCAGGGGTTAAGCTTTCTGCACCTGTGACTACAACAAGTTTCTTTTAA
- the LOC121751717 gene encoding cytochrome P450 704C1-like isoform X2: MAVMISMGLALWMLAFSAVMAGLVARKFDKRRYHPIAGTIFDQLLNFRRLHDYMTDLAAHYKTYRLLAPLRSEVYTSDPTNVEYILKTNFLNYAKGWHNHSILKDLLGDGIFTVDGEKWRDQRKVSSHEFSARALRDVSAVVFKENALKLANVLSESADSDCPIDIQDLFMRSTLDSIFKVAFGSDLDSTSGLNEEGVRFSRAFDAASEITAWRYVDVLWRIKRALNLGLEARLKENVRVVDEFVYKLINTKIAHSEHHGKQDILSRFLSLSEADPKYLRDVVLNFVMAGKDTTATTLSWFFYMLCKHPLSQVKAAEEVKRVAAVTGSISEFAASLSEGSLEQMHYLHAALSETLRLYPPVPNPKMCLTDDTLPDGFHVRKGDVVAYQPYAMGRMTAIWGDDAGEFRPERWLDAGGCFRPENPFKFTAFQAGPRICLGKEFAYRQMKTLSAVVLRFFALRLSDETKAVNYRTMINLHIDGGLLLRVLTREDT; this comes from the exons ATGGCGGTGATGATCTCCATGGGTCTTGCCTTGTGGATGTTGGCGTTCTCCGCAGTGATGGCCGGGTTGGTTGCTCGGAAATTCGACAAGAGAAGATACCACCCTATCGCCGGCACCATATTCGACCAGCTCCTCAACTTCCGGAGGCTGCACGACTACATGACCGATCTCGCCGCCCACTACAAGACCTACCGACTCCTCGCCCCTTTGCGAAGCGAGGTTTACACCTCCGATCCGACCAACGTCGAGTATATACTCAAAACCAACTTCCTAAACTATGCCAAG GGGTGGCACAACCACAGCATTCTAAAGGATTTATTAGGCGATGGGATTTTCACAGTTGATGGAGAGAAATGGAGGGACCAGAGAAAAGTTTCTAGCCATGAATTCTCTGCCAGGGCTCTCAGGGATGTGAGCGCCGTTGTTTTCAAGGAAAACGCCCTCAAGCTCGCCAACGTCTTATCGGAATCTGCAGATTCCGATTGCCCTATCGATATCCAA GACCTTTTCATGAGATCCACTCTCGACTCCATATTCAAAGTAGCGTTCGGATCCGACCTTGACAGCACGTCTGGCTTGAACGAAGAAGGTGTGAGATTCAGCCGCGCTTTTGATGCTGCCAGCGAGATTACTGCATGGAGATACGTCGACGTGCTGTGGAGGATCAAGAGGGCTCTCAATCTTGGGTTGGAGGCGAGACTGAAGGAGAATGTTAGAGTTGTTGATGAGTTTGTGTATAAGCTGATCAACACCAAGATTGCTCATTCTGAACATCATGGT AAACAAGACATCTTGTCAAGGTTCCTCAGCTTGTCGGAGGCAGATCCCAAGTACTTGAGAGATGTGGTGCTCAACTTTGTAATGGCTGGCAAAGATACTACAGCAACAACTCTGTCATGGTTCTTCTACATGTTGTGCAAGCACCCTCTATCACAGGTAAAGGCAGCCGAGGAGGTTAAACGAGTTGCAGCTGTGACGGGTAGCATCTCCGAGTTCGCAGCCAGTTTGAGCGAAGGCTCTCTCGAACAAATGCACTACCTTCACGCTGCACTGTCCGAGACACTCAGGCTCTACCCTCCGGTTCCT AACCCAAAAATGTGCTTGACCGACGACACGTTGCCTGATGGTTTCCATGTGAGGAAAGGCGATGTGGTGGCTTACCAACCATATGCAATGGGGAGAATGACAGCCATATGGGGTGATGATGCAGGAGAGTTCAGACCAGAGAGGTGGCTCGATGCGGGTGGCTGCTTTCGACCTGAGAACCCTTTCAAGTTCACTGCTTTCCAG GCTGGGCCAAGAATCTGTTTGGGGAAGGAATTTGCCTACAGGCAGATGAAGACACTCTCAGCTGTTGTGCTCAGATTCTTCGCCTTGAGATTGAGTGACGAGACCAAAGCAGTCAACTATAGGACCATGATCAATCTCCACATCGATGGGGGGCTCCTTCTTCGCGTCCTTACTAGGGAGGACACTTAG
- the LOC121751710 gene encoding exportin-2-like: MAMEWNAETLQFLSQCFINTLSPLPEPRRHAEAALAEAADRPNYGLAVLRLVAEPAVDEQIRQSAAVNFKNHLKARWAQNPDDPDRVGVPDTEKEQIKGLIVRLMVTATPKIQAQLSEALTVIGNHDFPKQWRALLPELVVTLDELSQANDYVSVNGILATVDSLLKKFRYEYQTNDLLLDLKYCLDNFAPPLLQVFQRTARYLDQAVASGSANAIVLKGYIESQTLCCWIFHSFNYMDLPEFFEDHMDEWMVEFNKYLTVKYSALEDSGSDGLAVVDDLRAVVCENISLYMKRDEEPFQRYLSGFVEAVWGLLVAASNSSSRESLTVTAIKFLTTVSTSVHHTLFARDDILQQICQSVVIPNVMLRDEDEELFEMNYIEFIRRDMEGSDLETRRRIACELLKGIALNYKERVAEKVSAQIQGLLASFSQNPAANWKHKDCAIYLVVSLATKKASGTSVSTDLVDVESFFGSVIVPELRNQDVDGFPMLKAGALKFFTMFRNQIPKAVAVSLLPDVVRFLVSESNVVHSYAASCIEKLLLVKDEGGRARYSAEDISPFLLALMTNLFGALQKAESEENHYVMRCIVRVLGVANISHEVALPCTNGLATVLKKIK, from the coding sequence ATGGCAATGGAGTGGAACGCCGAAACCCTACAATTCCTGTCCCAGTGTTTCATCAACACTCTGTCGCCTCTCCCCGAGCCCCGTCGCCACGCGGAGGCAGCGTTGGCGGAGGCCGCCGATCGGCCAAACTATGGCCTCGCGGTTCTCCGCCTGGTCGCCGAGCCTGCTGTCGATGAGCAGATCCGCCAATCTGCGGCTGTTAACTTTAAGAACCACCTCAAAGCTCGCTGGGCGCAGAATCCCGACGACCCTGACCGGGTGGGTGTGCCTGACACAGAGAAGGAACAAATTAAAGGTTTGATAGTTAGGCTCATGGTTACCGCGACGCCTAAAATTCAAGCTCAGCTTAGTGAAGCTTTGACTGTCATCGGGAACCATGATTTCCCTAAGCAATGGCGGGCTTTGTTGCCTGAATTAGTTGTGACATTGGATGAATTGAGTCAGGCAAATGATTATGTTTCAGTCAATGGAATTTTAGCTACGGTTGATTCGTTGCTGAAGAAGTTTCGATACGAGTATCAGACAAATGATCTCTTACTCGATCTCAAGTATTGTCTTGATAACTTTGCTCCGCCATTGTTACAAGTGTTCCAGCGGACTGCACGGTATCTAGACCAGGCTGTGGCTTCTGGATCTGCAAATGCTATTGTTCTAAAGGGTTATATAGAGTCGCAGACCTTATGTTGTTGGATCTTTCATTCTTTCAATTATATGGATTTGCCGGAGTTTTTTGAGGATCATATGGATGAATGGATGGTTGAGTTCAATAAATACTTGACGGTGAAGTATTCTGCTTTGGAAGATAGTGGAAGTGACGGGCTTGCAGTAGTTGATGACTTGAGGGCTGTGGTTTGTGAGAATATTAGCCTCTACATGAAGAGAGATGAGGAGCCATTTCAAAGGTATTTGAGTGGGTTTGTGGAGGCTGTGTGGGGACTCTTAGTGGCTGCCTCTAATTCGTCTAGTCGGGAGAGTCTCACTGTGACTGCTATTAAGTTTTTGACGACAGTTAGTACAAGTGTTCATCATACTTTGTTTGCAAGGGATGATATTTTGCAGCAGATATGTCAGAGTGTAGTGATTCCTAATGTGATGCTAAGGGATGAGGACGAGGAGCTTTTTGAGATGAATTACATTGAGTTCATTAGAAGAGATATGGAAGGCAGTGATTTAGAAACCAGGAGGAGGATTGCTTGTGAACTCCTTAAGGGAATTGCTTTGAACTATAAGGAGAGGGTGGCTGAAAAGGTTTCTGCTCAGATACAGGGTCTTCTAGCCTCATTTTCACAGAATCCGGCAGCTAATTGGAAGCACAAAGATTGTGCTATCtacttggttgtttctcttgcCACAAAGAAAGCTAGTGGCACCTCGGTTTCCACTGACCTAGTTGATGTTGAGAGCTTCTTTGGGTCTGTTATTGTGCCAGAGCTGCGAAATCAAGATGTTGATGGATTTCCTATGTTGAAAGCTGGTGCTTTGAAATTCTTCACAATGTTCAGGAACCAGATCCCAAAAGCTGTTGCAGTCTCACTGCTTCCAGATGTTGTCCGCTTCCTGGTCTCTGAGTCAAACGTGGTTCATTCATATGCTGCTAGCTGCATTGAGAAACTCCTTCTAGTTAAGGATGAAGGTGGGAGGGCTAGATATTCAGCTGAAGATATTAGCCCATTTCTGCTGGCATTAATGACCAATCTTTTTGGTGCCTTACAAAAGGCAGAATCGGAGGAGAACCATTATGTGATGAGGTGCATTGTGAGGGTTCTTGGAGTTGCTAATATTTCACATGAGGTTGCATTACCTTGCACCAATGGTCTGGCTACtgttctaaaaaaaataaaa